The Erigeron canadensis isolate Cc75 chromosome 4, C_canadensis_v1, whole genome shotgun sequence genome window below encodes:
- the LOC122598702 gene encoding probable carboxylesterase 6, with protein MMRKRMAIISLDANLSLPTVTNIHQNSRVLVEEIAGLIKVYKDGHVERPQVVPRVTCTLPLEFGVSCKDMVIDKITNVWARFYVPKCDRKLPLLAYFHGGGFCVGSAAWSCYHEFLALLASKVGCVIMSVDYRLAPENPLPAAYEDGQRALIWVKQQALNGSNKFLKQCDFSNVFIAGDSAGGNIAHHVTLRLCANRAQIKPLTIKGNILIQPFMGGESRTSSETLLVQPRGSALNLVTSDTYWRLSLPKGANRDHPWCNLGAKRSIKFDKTTYLPTMVCVSELDILKDRNMEFSGVLRNSGIEVEHVVYKGVGHAFHILDKSQVSQKQTQEMISHIKTFIIKRNSR; from the coding sequence ATGATGAGAAAAAGAATGGCCATCATAAGCTTAGATGCAAATTTGagtcttccaactgtaacaaaTATACATCAAAATTCTAGAGTTTTGGTTGAAGAAATTGCTGGCCTAATTAAGGTTTACAAAGACGGACACGTAGAAAGACCCCAAGTCGTTCCACGTGTGACGTGCACATTACCCCTCGAATTTGGGGTATCATGCAAGGATATGGTAATTGACAAGATTACGAACGTTTGGGCGCGTTTTTATGTCCCAAAATGCGATAGAAAGCTCCCTTTGCTTGCTTATTTTCATGGAGGGGGGTTTTGTGTTGGCTCGGCCGCATGGAGTTGCTATCATGAATTTCTTGCACTTTTAGCTAGTAAAGTTGGTTGTGTGATCATGTCAGTAGATTATCGTTTAGCCCCCGAGAATCCTCTTCCAGCTGCCTATGAAGACGGACAAAGGGCTCTTATATGGGTGAAACAACAAGCTCTAAATGGATCCAACAAATTCTTGAAGCAATGTGATTTCTCCAATGTGTTCATTGCAGGCGACAGTGCAGGGGGCAATATAGCACATCATGTGACGTTAAGATTGTGTGCCAATCGGGCACAAATAAAACCGTTAACCATAAAAGGTAACATTCTAATCCAACCTTTCATGGGTGGAGAATCAAGAACATCTTCAGAAACTCTCTTGGTCCAACCTCGGGGTTCTGCACTTAACTTGGTAACCTCGGACACATATTGGAGACTTTCCCTACCGAAGGGGGCAAACCGTGACCACCCGTGGTGCAACCTTGGAGCGAAAAGGTCAATCAAGTTTGATAAAACCACATATTTGCCCACCATGGTATGTGTATCAGAATTGGACATTTTAAAAGATAGGAATATGGAATTTAGTGGGGTTTTGAGAAATTCAGGAATAGAAGTAGAGCATGTGGTGTACAAAGGTGTTGGTCATGCATTCCATATTCTTGACAAATCACAAGTTTCACAGAAGCAAACTCAAGAAATGATTTCTCATATTAAGACCTTCATCATAAAAAGGAATAGTAGATGA